The Thermoanaerobacter uzonensis DSM 18761 genome includes the window GTGGTTTTGAAACCTGATAATACTCAAAATCGCCAATTTTGTGTTTACCTACATCCTCTCTCCAGTGCCATCCTCTTCTCCTGGGCACATATTTATCCAAATCCTTCAAAATTTCTTCAATATCTATTTTTTTATCCTTTTCAAGCTTCATTTTTACTAGCCTCCCTTGCTATATCATCAAGCACCTCCAAGTACTCTCCATTAGCTATTGATTTTCCAGCAGTGAGGTAATCCTTTTTAACCCTTTCTGCAACTTTCAACACAATACTTCCTGCTCCTTTTGGCAAAAGCCCTCTTTCCTCAATTCTGTTCACAATCTCCTTTGCCTCAATACTAGAAAAACCCATTCGTAAAAGCACAGAACGCTCAATAGATGGAGATGTGTGATAATAAGCCAATTCTATCAAGGGATCTACAATTTTTTCTGCCAATTTCCAAAAATATGCGTCTAGTTCTTCGTCTGTCATGTGCTTCAAGTGTTCACTCCTTGTTTCAAAATCGTCTTCTCGTCTCATACTAACCCTCCATTCTGTAATTCTGAAATTACTTCTTTTACAAATTCTTCACTGGATTTGGTATCTTCTGCTAAAAACTTGATGTCCTTATCTTTAGGTATTATTTCAAAATGTTGAACACAGTTTTTAATATAAGATTTTTTCAAATTCGAAAGATTGACTTCTCTTGCCTTTATCATAGAAGGATGTTCAGGCAAAATTATATTTTGTCCTGGTATCTCATCATCAGGATTTCCTACTAGAATATTTATGCCATTTTGCATAGCAAAAGTAAGCTGAGCAGTTGGATTTTTACCTGCTCCTGTATACTCTGTCTCCTGTACTACTATTATCTGGTCATTTTCCATTTGCTGTGCCAAACTGAAAGCTGCTGCCAAAGAGGTATTTCCCGCTGGTCCTCTTTCTAAACCTTCTAATTGAGCTAAAAGCTCTGTCATATAAAAGACTTCCCCTTGCTTGACAAGGTAATACCCATCCATGTACCTTAATGGCCTTGCAGCATTTCGAGGCACATCCGCCCTATCCGGCCAAGTTGCAAATGGGATTCCAAATCCTGTATGTCCAGTTGTAAAAGACTTTCTATTAAAATCTTTATCTGAGGCCATGTGAAGCCCTGTCAAATCAACACTTGCTCCGTACACCTTTGTATAAGCAGCTCCTGCTTTTATAAGTCCTCTCGCAGTACCTGTCAAATTGCCTCCCCCAGCATGGGTGGTCACAACAACATCGGGAAACTTACCAGTCTTCTCTTTTACTTGCTGAGCTATTTCATATCCCAATGTTTCAATACCAGCGACTCCAAAAGGAGTGTACAAAGAAGCATTAAAATATCCCGTTTCTTCTAATAACATCAAGTTTACATAAAATAATTCCGGTCCAACAGTTAATTGTACCACTTCTGCACCAAATGTTTCACATTTTCTTCCTTTTTCTAATATTTCTGGCTGACCTATACCTCTACTATCATAAGCTTCTTGCACTACGATGCATTTTAAACCTTTCATGGCAGCTTGTGAAGCCACTGCTGCTCCGTAATTACCACTAGTAGCAGCTATGACTCCCTTATATCCCTTTTGTTTTGCGTGATATATAGAAACACTAGCCCGCCTTTCTTTAAAGCTTCCTGAAGGGTTACAAGCTTCATCTTTTATAAAAATTCTGGCAGCTTTTCCTGTTGGTGAAACTTTTCTCGCTAATTCTGTTAAATTTTTAAGCTCTATAAGTGGAGTATCCCCTACATTTGCTTCTCTTTGTATTTTAATAATCTCTTCTAATGTATAGCCTGTTTCCTTCATCATTCTTTCATAGTCAAAAGCAATTCCACCTGATTCAAATCTCTCATAATCTATTCCTAAAGATTTTTTCATTATTTCGTTTTTCCTTGCCATTATTTCCTTATACCTACTCATTCTCTTCACCGCCATATAATATCTCTCTTGCTTTCATCCCTGCTTTTATAAGTTCAGAAATTGGATTACCAAAATCGTGAATATGCCGTGGATTTACTTCTACTAAAACTCCCTCTACAATTCTACCTGTAAAGGTTTTTATTTTAACTGTATCCCCAATCTCTCCATCTTCTAAAAGTAAACCTTTAACCCACATTGTCAAGGGAGTCTCTTTTGTATCTTGAGGTATATTTTCAGCTCTTTCCTCTGGTTCTAAAATTACCTGTTTAATTTTTACCCAATCGCCTTTTTGAGCCATTTTATCTCCTCCTAATCATATCCCTTGCATCACCCATAATAGCTCTAGGTACAGGCAAATCTAACATTGTAACAAGACCCGGCGCTGCGTTTATAACATGAGGTATCATATTGACACAAAGAGCAATAGTACCTAGGCCTCCAGGTATCTCAGGATTTATAGACAACTTTATATTTGGAGTTCCTTTAATCTCAATATAGTCTCCAGTCTCTACTCCTTCTTTGTCAGGTAATATCTGCTGCGGATGTTCCAATTCTATTTTTACCTCTCCATCTACCTTTCCATACCCTATTTGGCGACATCCAGCAACGTAACCTGGCTCAACTCTTGCATAAGGGGTCTCTCTATAAGTTTTAGAAACTATAGGCTGTCTTGTCTGCTCAATACTTGAAAGTTTCCAGCCTAAAGCATCGCAAATCATTGAGATGGACTCTGGAAATCCTATGTGCCCTGTAACAGTACCGTTTTTCACACCTTCTTCAAATTCCTCTGGAGTGAGGCCTACCCCTTGTTCTTCCATAACAGCTTTTCCAAAAGGAGATAAGTCATTAATTCTTGCTGCTTTAATGGAATCAACATTTACGCAAACTCCAGTCAGTGCAATAATTAAATAGTCTAATACAAATCCTGGATTTATTCCTGTACCTAAAACAGATACGCCATTTTCTCTTGCAAGTCTGTCAATTTCTTTAGCTAATTCTGGATGTTGTGCAGAAGGATATGACATCTCCTCAGCAGTTGTAATAACATTGATACCATTTTCTACCGCCAATTTAATGAGCGGAAAAACCCTTTCTACATATGAGGATGTAGCAATAACCGCTATATCAGCACTTCCTTTTTTTATAACATCTTGAGGTTCAGAAGTTATGTAAACAGGTTTAAAATTTGTTCCTAAAATTTCATTTAAATCCTTTCCTATTTTATTTGGATCTGTATCAATTGCTCCAACTATTTCCATTCCTTTTTTAGAAAGTATCATGTTAGCAATGCCGCTTCCCATTGCACCAAGTCCCCATACTACCACTTTTATGTTTTTCATTATATCACCTCTTAAAATTTTCTATACATCTATATTGTATACATTTACTTAAGTTAAATAAAAGCTTTTACATTCCTTAAAAAACGAAGAAAACCCAATTTAATATTGGGTTTTC containing:
- a CDS encoding ornithine aminomutase subunit alpha, with the protein product MRREDDFETRSEHLKHMTDEELDAYFWKLAEKIVDPLIELAYYHTSPSIERSVLLRMGFSSIEAKEIVNRIEERGLLPKGAGSIVLKVAERVKKDYLTAGKSIANGEYLEVLDDIAREASKNEA
- the ortB gene encoding 2-amino-4-oxopentanoate thiolase subunit OrtB; the encoded protein is MSRYKEIMARKNEIMKKSLGIDYERFESGGIAFDYERMMKETGYTLEEIIKIQREANVGDTPLIELKNLTELARKVSPTGKAARIFIKDEACNPSGSFKERRASVSIYHAKQKGYKGVIAATSGNYGAAVASQAAMKGLKCIVVQEAYDSRGIGQPEILEKGRKCETFGAEVVQLTVGPELFYVNLMLLEETGYFNASLYTPFGVAGIETLGYEIAQQVKEKTGKFPDVVVTTHAGGGNLTGTARGLIKAGAAYTKVYGASVDLTGLHMASDKDFNRKSFTTGHTGFGIPFATWPDRADVPRNAARPLRYMDGYYLVKQGEVFYMTELLAQLEGLERGPAGNTSLAAAFSLAQQMENDQIIVVQETEYTGAGKNPTAQLTFAMQNGINILVGNPDDEIPGQNIILPEHPSMIKAREVNLSNLKKSYIKNCVQHFEIIPKDKDIKFLAEDTKSSEEFVKEVISELQNGGLV
- the ortA gene encoding 2-amino-4-oxopentanoate thiolase subunit OrtA; amino-acid sequence: MAQKGDWVKIKQVILEPEERAENIPQDTKETPLTMWVKGLLLEDGEIGDTVKIKTFTGRIVEGVLVEVNPRHIHDFGNPISELIKAGMKAREILYGGEENE
- the ord gene encoding 2,4-diaminopentanoate dehydrogenase, producing the protein MKNIKVVVWGLGAMGSGIANMILSKKGMEIVGAIDTDPNKIGKDLNEILGTNFKPVYITSEPQDVIKKGSADIAVIATSSYVERVFPLIKLAVENGINVITTAEEMSYPSAQHPELAKEIDRLARENGVSVLGTGINPGFVLDYLIIALTGVCVNVDSIKAARINDLSPFGKAVMEEQGVGLTPEEFEEGVKNGTVTGHIGFPESISMICDALGWKLSSIEQTRQPIVSKTYRETPYARVEPGYVAGCRQIGYGKVDGEVKIELEHPQQILPDKEGVETGDYIEIKGTPNIKLSINPEIPGGLGTIALCVNMIPHVINAAPGLVTMLDLPVPRAIMGDARDMIRRR